A single region of the Gossypium arboreum isolate Shixiya-1 chromosome 12, ASM2569848v2, whole genome shotgun sequence genome encodes:
- the LOC108476898 gene encoding uncharacterized protein LOC108476898, which produces MAATLGLLLRPLCFSITRFHNKFPILQNPILSSSSSSLTLPRIQSLSTTYSSNSSHNDSYPLSLLDKELNEDQDLEFESEEHDRNDEEDEEDDDGGYGSENGEEGSPKNLDSEVVAENTEVKNVKLPNLTVKEKKELASYAHGLGKKLKCQLVGKSGVTDNVIFSFLETLEANELLKIKIHRTCPGELEDVVSQLEQATGSVVVGQIGRTVIIYKPSLTKMKAEEKKKEFQRAFIRRQSKLKPTLMNKGPLPRFSGRGRRGASRV; this is translated from the exons ATGGCGGCAACACTTGGTCTACTCCTAAGACCCCTTTGCTTCTCAATCACCAGATTCCACAATAAATTCCCAATCCTTCAAAATcccattctttcttcttcttcttcttccctcACGCTCCCTCGAATCCAATCTCTTTCTACAACCTATTCCTCAAATTCAAGCCACAATGACAGCTACCCTTTATCCTTGTTAGACAAAGAACTGAACGAAGACCAAGACCTAGAATTTGAATCTGAAGAACATGATAGAAATGATGAGgaagatgaagaagatgatgatggtGGTTATGGGAGTGAGAACGGGGAAGAGGGAAGTCCTAAAAATTTGGATTCGGAGGTTGTCGCCGAAAATACCGAGGTTAAGAATGTGAAATTACCCAATCTAACGGTTAAGGAAAAGAAAGAGCTGGCTTCTTACGCTCATGGTTTAGGGAAGAAATTGAAGTGTCAACTGGTGGGCAAATCTGGTGTTACTGATAATgtcattttctcttttcttgagaCTCTTGAAGCCAATGAGCTTCTGAAG ATCAAAATTCACCGGACCTGTCCTGGAGAGCTAGAGGATGTGGTGAGCCAACTAGAGCAAGCAACCGGTTCAGTCGTCGTTGGACAAATTGGTCGGACTGTGATCATATACAAGCCTAGTCTCACCAAAATGAAGgctgaagagaaaaagaaagagttTCAAAGGGCTTTCATCAGAAGGCAATCAAAGCTGAAACCTACATTGATG AACAAAGGACCTTTACCTAGATTCTCTGGACGCGGTAGAAGGGGAGCCAGCAGGGTTTGA